In one Vibrio sp. YMD68 genomic region, the following are encoded:
- a CDS encoding L-serine ammonia-lyase encodes MLSIFEIYKIGVGPSSSHTNGPMIAGYNFTRLIAQDISKVDRVQVDLYGSLSLTGRGHHTDRATILGLLGNKPDTIKVASANVSMQAAIDEGQLLIAGDHNITFSYDEDILFHTTNLPLHENGMTITAFDANGETLAFETYYSIGGGFIATASELENKGSIVPTEVDHPFSSAQEMLETAEKLGLSLGSMILKNELKFFDADEIDAKTDQIWKVMSLCMQRGFETEGILEGGLNVTRRAPNLLKKLEANSSIEHDPMEILDWVNLFAFAVSEDNAAGGQVVTSPTNGAAGVIPAVLMYYHRFIKEIDTKQLKDFLAVSGAIGILYKTNASISGAEVGCQGEVGVSSSMAAAGLTALRGGSNEQMCIAAEIAMEHSLGMTCDPIGGLVQVPCIERNAMGAMKAINASRMALKRTSKCLISLDKVIETMYETGKDMNRKYRETSLGGLATIYQAPPCE; translated from the coding sequence ATGCTATCGATCTTTGAAATTTATAAAATCGGTGTTGGCCCTTCAAGCTCTCACACTAACGGCCCAATGATTGCCGGTTATAACTTTACTCGTCTTATCGCTCAAGATATTTCAAAGGTAGATCGTGTCCAGGTAGACTTGTACGGATCGTTATCGCTGACAGGTCGTGGGCACCATACTGACCGAGCAACTATCTTAGGTTTACTTGGGAACAAGCCCGACACCATTAAAGTGGCCAGTGCGAATGTGTCAATGCAAGCGGCTATCGATGAAGGTCAACTCCTCATCGCCGGTGATCACAACATCACATTCAGTTACGACGAAGATATCTTATTCCACACGACCAATTTACCGCTTCACGAAAACGGCATGACCATCACGGCTTTTGATGCAAACGGAGAGACGCTGGCTTTTGAAACTTACTATTCCATTGGTGGGGGTTTCATCGCAACCGCTTCTGAACTGGAAAACAAAGGCAGCATTGTACCCACAGAAGTCGATCACCCTTTTAGCTCTGCACAAGAAATGTTAGAAACCGCCGAAAAACTGGGGTTAAGCCTTGGCAGTATGATTTTGAAAAATGAACTGAAGTTTTTCGATGCTGACGAGATTGACGCCAAAACAGATCAAATTTGGAAAGTCATGTCTTTGTGTATGCAACGAGGGTTTGAGACCGAAGGAATTTTGGAAGGTGGCTTAAACGTAACACGACGTGCCCCTAACCTATTAAAAAAACTGGAAGCAAACTCATCAATAGAACATGACCCAATGGAAATTTTGGATTGGGTGAACCTTTTTGCCTTTGCGGTGAGCGAAGACAACGCGGCCGGCGGGCAAGTAGTCACTTCACCGACCAATGGTGCCGCTGGCGTTATTCCTGCCGTCCTAATGTATTACCATCGATTTATTAAAGAGATCGACACTAAGCAGCTTAAAGATTTTCTTGCGGTTTCTGGGGCTATTGGAATTTTGTACAAAACGAATGCCTCCATCTCTGGTGCCGAAGTCGGTTGTCAGGGTGAAGTCGGTGTGTCTTCTTCCATGGCTGCGGCTGGGCTTACCGCGTTAAGAGGGGGAAGTAACGAGCAAATGTGTATTGCCGCCGAGATTGCGATGGAACACTCTTTAGGCATGACCTGCGACCCTATCGGTGGGCTTGTTCAAGTGCCGTGTATTGAACGTAATGCAATGGGGGCTATGAAAGCGATCAATGCCTCTCGTATGGCCCTAAAACGAACCAGCAAGTGTTTAATCTCTCTCGACAAAGTGATTGAGACGATGTACGAAACAGGAAAGGACATGAACAGAAAGTACCGAGAAACATCACTAGGCGGTTTGGCAACCATTTATCAAGCGCCGCCTTGTGAATAA
- a CDS encoding peptide MFS transporter — protein MWNKLNKSMMFCQMMFGLSFYGVMVILTRFFLEDLGYSEADTMMVVGAFSSIGPLFAIAGGFIADKFLGSYRSLTISYGTFSIGYILLILGASTTNVPMSLVGIALASYARGLMSPSYPSLYKRTFSSEEDFENGYPVNYSVNNVGALLGQYLFPMFVLVIGFHGSFMLSAVMAGFAFITLIIFNKQLVSIAADIDQAPVTTKNWVAFFALSAAMVGLVFFMFSNMDIGQNIVYAIGAAAILYFISLMLKANKSDALKMGTILIMVVLTTCFFVYYGQMMTSMTMVTINTMRGDLFGLIPIAPEASMAMNPLWCIVAGPVIAVTFSSLEKRGVSFSTATKIGFSFICTAIAFGILTMAVMGVGEDVVIRPEVFLVIHFFQAFAEVIVGSLVVAFILSVAPKHIENFSVSLFSVAIALSGIVGAVFSTSIALEKGQELTQEIVQTVYGDYFQLLTVLAVVMVGIAFISSVIIRKMLAAAKAAEQPELVEAKS, from the coding sequence ATGTGGAATAAACTCAATAAATCAATGATGTTCTGCCAAATGATGTTTGGCCTATCGTTCTATGGGGTCATGGTCATCTTGACTCGATTTTTCTTAGAAGATTTGGGCTACAGTGAAGCGGATACCATGATGGTTGTCGGTGCCTTTTCATCCATTGGTCCATTGTTTGCGATCGCTGGCGGATTCATTGCCGACAAATTTTTAGGATCCTATCGATCCCTCACTATTTCCTACGGCACCTTTTCCATCGGATATATTTTGCTGATCCTGGGCGCATCCACCACTAATGTTCCAATGAGTTTAGTGGGTATCGCATTGGCAAGTTACGCTCGCGGATTGATGTCTCCTTCTTACCCAAGTTTATACAAACGCACTTTTTCTAGCGAAGAAGACTTCGAGAATGGTTACCCGGTTAACTATTCTGTAAACAATGTGGGGGCGCTATTGGGGCAATACTTGTTCCCGATGTTCGTGCTGGTTATTGGTTTTCACGGTAGCTTTATGTTATCTGCCGTCATGGCGGGCTTTGCGTTTATCACACTGATTATTTTTAACAAGCAGCTCGTTAGCATCGCCGCCGATATTGACCAAGCACCAGTTACTACGAAAAACTGGGTCGCTTTCTTTGCTCTTTCTGCTGCAATGGTAGGCCTGGTGTTCTTTATGTTCTCGAACATGGATATCGGTCAAAATATCGTTTATGCCATTGGCGCTGCCGCGATTTTATACTTCATCTCATTAATGCTTAAAGCAAATAAGTCTGACGCCTTGAAAATGGGAACAATCCTGATCATGGTGGTCTTAACCACATGCTTCTTTGTTTACTATGGTCAAATGATGACTTCCATGACCATGGTCACCATCAACACCATGCGTGGTGACCTATTCGGCCTAATTCCCATCGCACCAGAGGCCTCAATGGCAATGAACCCTCTCTGGTGTATTGTGGCAGGCCCAGTGATTGCGGTTACGTTCTCATCACTTGAAAAGCGCGGTGTAAGCTTCTCGACGGCCACCAAGATTGGTTTCTCATTTATCTGTACGGCGATCGCATTTGGCATTTTGACCATGGCAGTAATGGGGGTAGGAGAAGATGTGGTTATTCGACCTGAGGTGTTCTTAGTGATCCACTTCTTCCAAGCGTTTGCAGAAGTCATTGTCGGAAGCTTAGTGGTTGCCTTTATCCTTTCTGTCGCACCTAAACACATTGAGAATTTCTCAGTAAGCCTGTTCTCTGTTGCGATTGCACTAAGTGGTATTGTAGGAGCGGTGTTCTCAACCTCTATCGCGTTGGAAAAAGGTCAAGAATTGACACAAGAAATCGTACAAACAGTTTATGGCGATTACTTCCAACTATTGACCGTTCTCGCTGTGGTCATGGTGGGTATTGCATTTATCTCATCGGTTATTATTCGTAAGATGCTTGCAGCAGCCAAAGCAGCGGAACAACCGGAACTGGTAGAAGCAAAGAGCTAA
- a CDS encoding DUF1294 domain-containing protein, with the protein MSIIGRISEWDDNKGYGFISVDKQAPRIIFHLSDLSGHSQRPRLNERVEFTLTKDDHGSFVAKEIERPIVFGFSLAITVWFITVVCSAVWLIYYPPIVLLHYVFLSSATYLVYLYDRGAEVENRTRIPELVLHTLSFIGGWPGAVLAQTLLRYQSSEESYRYRFWCAISANIMLFAYTFSAPGEQTLYNVIQVIQSVF; encoded by the coding sequence ATGTCAATTATAGGTCGCATTTCAGAGTGGGACGATAACAAAGGTTATGGTTTTATCTCGGTGGATAAACAAGCTCCTCGTATTATTTTTCATCTTTCAGATTTATCTGGCCACAGCCAAAGACCACGCTTAAACGAACGGGTCGAATTTACATTGACGAAGGATGATCATGGCTCTTTTGTTGCTAAGGAAATCGAGCGACCCATCGTATTTGGTTTTTCACTCGCCATTACAGTTTGGTTCATTACCGTTGTTTGCTCGGCGGTGTGGTTGATCTATTATCCTCCTATTGTGTTACTGCATTATGTTTTTTTGAGTTCTGCCACGTACCTTGTCTACCTGTATGATCGAGGCGCAGAAGTTGAAAACAGAACTCGGATTCCCGAATTAGTACTGCATACACTTAGCTTTATAGGTGGATGGCCAGGCGCTGTTCTTGCTCAGACTTTGCTACGTTACCAAAGCAGCGAAGAGAGTTACCGATACCGTTTTTGGTGTGCAATTTCGGCCAATATTATGCTCTTTGCCTATACCTTTTCGGCGCCAGGAGAACAGACGCTGTATAACGTTATTCAGGTTATTCAAAGCGTTTTCTAA
- a CDS encoding glycoside hydrolase family 2 protein, giving the protein MAHFELNGTWQLTSPQRPDINIPMTLPGDNVSALLHAGVIPNPYFADNEKKARWIEECEWHISRQFDVVQQVLSAKQVWMTLMRVDTLATFYINGQKVLTCGNMFAQQRVDIRPYLKQGENSIQVEFARVDLEGLERAKKLPFPIPSAMGNNQIPHMNLIRKAQCHSGWDWGICLMVSGIYDPIQIEIVNKLWLKSFSTDQQWQSDGSVLVDVWVEVETDRHSHHVIVEFNGVTQSIQTEGSGHYHCQFHEHEPQLWWPSGYGDAHLYPINVSCDEQSLSRKIGLRQLHLNNQTDEHGSAMEFVINGIPINAKGANWIPVDAMPGLESENRYRLLLQSAVDANMNMIRVWGGGQYESEAFYNLCDELGLLVWQDMMFACSLYPSDDAFLKDVEQELKFQIPRLKEHPSIALWCGDNEVIGAIGWYDESKNNKVKYTVNYDRLNRMIEQVIAQQDDSRRFWPSSPCNGELDFGDAWHDDSKGDMHFWDVWHSGKSFSAYLDVNPRFCSEFGFQSWPSFAEAKQFVPQQDWNITSPSFEQHQKNPRGNSIITEMFTRYFRFPSSFEHMLYLSQVQQAMAIKTACDHWRAIAPVCRGILFWQLNDNWPVSSWSSLEYSGRWKQLQYHTKRFFAPQYLVFSEHTGELSLHLLNDAKAPVSVKAQLQWIEWQGNVKHSWQLNQTVSADSNTIVWQLDGILDANEQKSGFFHVEAQAGEKRISNTWLPTHELKTLPMKRANIGVNVKGNQITLMADKPAFFVHLECDTDGRFNDSSLTLLANQPVTLEFFGDDLDAMAESLRVYHLMH; this is encoded by the coding sequence ATGGCTCATTTCGAACTCAATGGTACTTGGCAACTTACCTCCCCACAACGTCCAGATATCAATATTCCGATGACTTTGCCTGGCGACAACGTCTCCGCACTCCTTCATGCCGGAGTGATCCCCAATCCCTACTTCGCTGATAACGAGAAAAAAGCACGTTGGATAGAGGAATGTGAATGGCATATTTCACGTCAATTTGACGTTGTTCAGCAGGTGCTATCAGCAAAACAAGTTTGGATGACATTAATGCGGGTTGACACTTTAGCCACCTTCTATATTAACGGCCAGAAAGTACTGACTTGTGGCAACATGTTTGCCCAGCAACGCGTAGATATTAGGCCTTATTTAAAACAAGGAGAAAATTCAATTCAGGTTGAATTTGCTCGAGTCGATTTAGAGGGGTTAGAACGGGCCAAGAAGTTACCGTTCCCGATCCCTTCCGCTATGGGTAATAACCAAATACCGCATATGAATCTAATTCGGAAAGCACAGTGTCATTCAGGGTGGGACTGGGGGATCTGTTTGATGGTATCTGGTATTTATGACCCTATTCAAATTGAGATCGTCAACAAGCTTTGGTTAAAAAGCTTCTCTACAGATCAACAATGGCAATCAGATGGTAGTGTGCTGGTTGATGTCTGGGTGGAGGTAGAAACCGACCGTCATAGTCATCACGTTATCGTTGAATTCAATGGAGTAACTCAATCGATTCAAACCGAAGGAAGTGGCCATTACCACTGTCAGTTCCACGAACACGAACCACAACTTTGGTGGCCTTCAGGTTACGGCGATGCGCACCTTTACCCAATTAACGTATCGTGCGACGAGCAAAGCCTGTCACGTAAGATTGGTTTGCGCCAGCTACACCTGAATAATCAAACAGACGAACACGGTTCAGCCATGGAATTTGTGATCAATGGCATCCCCATTAACGCCAAAGGCGCAAACTGGATTCCGGTGGATGCAATGCCCGGACTAGAGAGTGAAAACCGTTATCGCCTTCTACTGCAAAGTGCGGTTGACGCCAATATGAACATGATTCGAGTTTGGGGCGGCGGTCAATACGAAAGTGAAGCCTTCTACAACTTATGTGATGAACTGGGCCTTTTGGTATGGCAAGACATGATGTTCGCATGTTCCCTATATCCATCCGATGATGCGTTTTTGAAAGACGTGGAACAAGAGCTAAAATTCCAAATACCACGCTTGAAAGAACACCCATCCATTGCACTGTGGTGCGGTGATAATGAAGTGATTGGTGCAATAGGATGGTATGACGAATCTAAAAACAATAAGGTTAAATACACCGTAAACTACGATCGCCTCAATCGAATGATAGAACAGGTAATCGCTCAACAAGATGACTCTCGACGTTTTTGGCCAAGCTCCCCATGCAATGGTGAATTGGATTTTGGTGATGCATGGCATGATGACAGCAAAGGCGACATGCACTTCTGGGACGTTTGGCATTCCGGTAAATCATTCAGCGCATATTTAGATGTTAACCCAAGATTCTGCTCGGAGTTTGGTTTTCAATCTTGGCCGTCGTTTGCCGAGGCAAAACAATTTGTTCCTCAGCAAGATTGGAACATCACATCCCCCTCTTTTGAACAGCACCAAAAGAACCCTAGGGGTAACAGCATCATCACCGAGATGTTCACTCGTTACTTCCGTTTTCCATCGAGTTTTGAACACATGCTATACCTAAGCCAGGTCCAACAAGCGATGGCCATCAAAACCGCATGCGATCATTGGCGGGCCATTGCTCCTGTGTGCCGCGGCATATTGTTCTGGCAATTGAATGACAACTGGCCTGTGAGCTCTTGGTCTAGCCTGGAATACAGTGGTCGCTGGAAACAATTGCAGTACCATACAAAACGCTTCTTTGCCCCACAATATTTAGTCTTTTCTGAACATACGGGCGAGCTAAGCCTGCATTTATTAAACGACGCGAAAGCTCCCGTTAGCGTGAAAGCACAGCTTCAATGGATTGAGTGGCAAGGTAACGTGAAACATAGCTGGCAACTAAATCAAACGGTGTCAGCAGATAGTAATACCATAGTATGGCAGTTAGACGGCATTCTGGATGCTAACGAACAGAAATCTGGCTTCTTCCATGTTGAAGCTCAAGCCGGAGAAAAGAGAATCAGCAACACATGGCTCCCTACCCACGAGTTAAAAACATTACCGATGAAGAGGGCAAACATCGGCGTAAACGTCAAAGGAAACCAAATTACCCTGATGGCCGATAAACCCGCTTTTTTTGTTCATTTGGAGTGTGATACCGATGGACGCTTCAATGATTCGAGTTTGACCTTACTTGCAAACCAACCAGTGACACTAGAGTTCTTTGGTGATGACCTAGACGCAATGGCAGAATCATTACGCGTTTACCATTTGATGCACTAG
- the yjjG gene encoding pyrimidine 5'-nucleotidase, producing MKYDWILFDADETLFHFDSFKGMQLMFSRKGVDFTQNDFDAYQQVNKPLWVDYQNGDITAYELKHVRFDGWANKLNTTTAELNSAFLEAMADICTLLPGAKELMEGLAGKAKLGIITNGFTELQAIRLERTGMTDYFEHVVISEEVGVAKPDGDIFAHAMEKMGNPCKSKVLMVGDNLHSDIVGGLNFGIETCWLNSNNVCSVEGIEPHHTVDSLHHLKTILLG from the coding sequence ATGAAGTACGATTGGATTTTATTTGATGCTGACGAGACCTTGTTCCATTTCGATTCTTTCAAAGGGATGCAGTTGATGTTTTCGCGCAAAGGTGTGGATTTCACTCAGAATGATTTTGATGCTTATCAGCAAGTGAACAAGCCGCTTTGGGTTGATTATCAAAATGGTGACATTACCGCATACGAGTTGAAGCATGTACGGTTCGATGGGTGGGCAAATAAACTGAATACGACAACGGCAGAGCTTAATTCTGCCTTTTTAGAAGCCATGGCAGACATATGTACATTGCTACCTGGCGCAAAAGAACTCATGGAAGGGCTAGCCGGAAAAGCAAAACTGGGCATTATTACCAATGGATTTACTGAGCTTCAAGCTATTCGCCTAGAAAGAACAGGAATGACCGACTATTTTGAGCATGTGGTGATTTCTGAAGAAGTGGGTGTGGCGAAACCGGATGGAGACATTTTTGCACATGCGATGGAAAAAATGGGTAACCCATGTAAATCGAAAGTGCTGATGGTCGGGGATAACCTTCATTCTGATATTGTTGGTGGCCTGAACTTCGGAATTGAAACATGCTGGCTTAATTCCAACAATGTTTGCTCGGTGGAAGGGATAGAGCCTCACCACACGGTTGATTCATTGCATCACCTTAAAACGATTCTGCTGGGTTAA
- a CDS encoding sensor domain-containing diguanylate cyclase, which translates to MFELNHDPTNTRSKELQSEKHTYFPLEFFDELSQAKTLGDILRSTSFWIKQIFQSDRVSIALQQEPDFLSLFALSGNEAIPLEHPIPIANTMVGHVFTREKLAICNDTSREAWLDCQWLAEGGLLSCMDAPLVSNGKCYGTINIGHHDKNHFHDQDARVISSLVSWIASQVRVQQHILEMEILANIDTLTGIMNRRAFFEATQLINDKPRAFDKNHALLVIDIDHFKQLNDQHGHLGGDEFLIAMTKKIQDIKRKSDVFARLGGEEFVLLLSEVTEADAATLAEKYRLSIEGMVTYYKEKPLTCTVSIGISSPKLSDQNFRDVLSRADAALYDAKNSGRNRVCCWNEKSRHQ; encoded by the coding sequence ATGTTTGAATTGAACCATGACCCTACCAATACAAGATCCAAAGAACTCCAAAGCGAAAAACATACCTATTTCCCTTTGGAATTCTTTGATGAACTGTCTCAAGCCAAAACCTTAGGGGACATACTCCGTAGTACTTCATTTTGGATTAAACAGATCTTTCAATCGGATCGGGTCAGTATCGCTTTACAACAAGAACCGGATTTTTTGTCTTTGTTCGCACTAAGCGGGAATGAAGCTATACCTCTTGAGCACCCGATTCCGATCGCTAACACTATGGTTGGACATGTTTTTACGCGCGAAAAGTTGGCCATTTGTAACGATACCAGCCGCGAAGCATGGTTAGATTGTCAATGGTTAGCGGAAGGCGGTTTGCTGTCTTGTATGGATGCCCCACTGGTTAGCAACGGTAAATGTTATGGCACTATTAATATCGGACACCATGATAAAAACCACTTTCATGACCAAGATGCCCGCGTTATTTCGAGCTTGGTGAGTTGGATAGCCTCTCAAGTGCGAGTACAGCAGCACATACTAGAAATGGAAATTCTAGCAAACATCGATACATTGACAGGAATCATGAATCGACGAGCTTTCTTCGAAGCCACCCAGTTAATTAATGATAAGCCAAGAGCGTTTGATAAAAACCATGCTTTGCTTGTTATCGATATTGACCATTTCAAACAGCTCAATGACCAACATGGACATTTAGGTGGGGATGAATTCCTCATCGCAATGACAAAAAAGATCCAAGACATAAAACGTAAAAGTGACGTGTTCGCTCGGTTAGGTGGAGAAGAGTTCGTCTTATTACTGAGTGAGGTGACGGAAGCTGATGCCGCCACACTCGCGGAGAAATACCGTTTGTCCATTGAAGGAATGGTCACTTACTACAAGGAAAAACCTCTTACCTGTACAGTGAGCATTGGTATCTCTTCCCCAAAACTGTCTGATCAGAACTTTCGTGATGTCCTATCACGCGCAGATGCAGCCCTCTATGACGCAAAAAACTCAGGACGTAATCGAGTGTGCTGCTGGAACGAAAAAAGCAGACATCAGTAG
- a CDS encoding transporter substrate-binding domain-containing protein yields MRGAFRFILFFLFSSTAYAQIEVVVYGDDSYPPYSYTEDGKMTGIYTEILSRAFSRMPDYKVTLQGRPWKRGLLEISHGKIFALYPPYKREIQRPFMEYDFPILNETLIVMCGEKVLSSPKPTWPDDYLGLTIGSNIGFSSGGAEYRKLVEAEMIQSDAVSGTSSNLLKLIAGRIDCYMNDELSIQWELKQLQKVGKYRGKGLKVGTTISSEHGYLGFSANGENFPFKAHFKNEYQQVLSEMKKSGEIQRIVDDFVQ; encoded by the coding sequence ATGAGAGGAGCTTTTCGTTTTATCCTGTTTTTTCTATTTTCTTCAACTGCTTATGCCCAGATAGAGGTGGTGGTGTATGGCGACGATTCCTACCCCCCTTACTCGTATACTGAAGACGGGAAAATGACAGGCATCTATACAGAGATACTGAGCCGAGCTTTTTCTCGTATGCCCGATTATAAGGTGACCCTTCAAGGTCGCCCATGGAAGCGCGGTTTACTTGAAATAAGTCATGGCAAAATATTTGCTCTGTACCCACCTTACAAGCGCGAAATACAGCGACCGTTCATGGAATACGACTTTCCTATCCTTAATGAAACACTGATCGTTATGTGTGGTGAAAAAGTGTTGTCTTCACCTAAACCCACCTGGCCAGATGACTATTTGGGGCTAACGATCGGCAGCAATATTGGTTTCTCATCAGGAGGCGCTGAATACAGAAAACTTGTTGAAGCGGAAATGATTCAATCGGATGCCGTCTCAGGAACGTCTAGCAATCTGTTAAAGCTTATTGCGGGTAGAATTGACTGTTACATGAACGATGAATTGTCCATTCAGTGGGAGCTCAAACAACTTCAAAAAGTCGGTAAATATCGTGGGAAAGGGCTTAAAGTTGGCACAACGATTAGTTCAGAGCATGGATACCTTGGGTTTTCTGCAAATGGAGAGAATTTTCCTTTTAAAGCGCATTTCAAGAATGAATATCAACAGGTTTTATCAGAGATGAAAAAGAGCGGAGAGATTCAAAGGATAGTCGATGACTTCGTGCAGTGA
- a CDS encoding 3'-5' exonuclease, with translation MIPTSAKSIIVLDFETTGLSPNQGDRAIEIGAVKLQDGQVIDSFQQLMNPGFRVSRFIEGYTGITNNMLQQAASNQQVMSEFSDFIQDSHLVAHNASFDQRFLDAELDLINQSYKGQFVCSLLVARRLIQDAPSHKLGELVKHRNIDNDGVFHRALADAEVTAKLWLSMVEDVERQTDTDATFSLMKTISQTKKSAISTLLRATKQS, from the coding sequence ATGATTCCAACCTCTGCCAAATCCATTATCGTACTCGACTTTGAAACAACGGGGCTTTCCCCTAATCAAGGCGATCGAGCAATAGAAATTGGTGCAGTTAAACTGCAAGACGGGCAAGTCATTGATAGCTTTCAGCAGCTCATGAACCCTGGTTTTCGTGTCAGCCGTTTTATTGAAGGGTATACAGGGATAACCAACAACATGCTGCAACAAGCAGCCAGTAACCAACAGGTGATGAGTGAGTTTAGTGACTTTATTCAAGACAGCCATTTAGTCGCTCATAATGCTTCATTTGATCAACGCTTCCTCGACGCAGAATTGGACCTCATCAATCAGTCATACAAAGGACAATTTGTCTGTTCTTTACTTGTCGCTAGGAGACTGATCCAAGACGCCCCAAGCCATAAATTGGGCGAACTCGTCAAGCATCGAAACATCGACAATGACGGTGTTTTTCACCGAGCCCTAGCCGATGCAGAGGTCACTGCTAAGCTGTGGTTGTCTATGGTGGAAGACGTTGAGCGACAAACCGATACCGATGCTACTTTCTCTCTGATGAAGACCATTAGTCAGACCAAAAAAAGCGCGATCAGCACACTACTGCGTGCAACAAAACAATCGTGA
- a CDS encoding DEAD/DEAH box helicase: MPFSKLGLSDPLLQAINELGYDKPTEIQQKAIPLVLSGQNLIAAAQTGTGKTASFVLPILEMLSKGETQRKKRIRALILTPTRELAIQVNKSVTEYGKHLNLTSTAIFGGVSEKPQKQLLIDGIDILVATPGRLLDLYGQHAVHFEEVETFVLDEADRMLDMGFIEDINKIIARLPQNIQNLLFSATLSNPVRDLAKSAIDDPAEISIAKHSASKDSIEQWLVTVDKDKKSALLSHMIQENNWNQALIFIETKKGAAKLVSQLEKRGIAAESFHSGRSQDVRSQLLADFKDGNIKFLVATGVAARGIDIESLTRVLNYDLPFPADEYVHRIGRTGRAGAKGEAISFVSRDNFKNLCMIESRLGHLIERREIDGFTPTKDVPISILNYVPKHKREQN; the protein is encoded by the coding sequence ATGCCATTTTCTAAACTAGGATTAAGCGATCCACTACTGCAAGCAATCAATGAATTAGGTTACGACAAACCGACCGAAATTCAGCAAAAGGCGATTCCGCTTGTATTGTCTGGCCAAAACCTGATTGCCGCGGCTCAAACGGGTACCGGTAAAACAGCGAGTTTTGTGTTACCCATTCTTGAGATGCTCAGCAAAGGGGAAACCCAACGTAAAAAGCGCATTCGAGCGTTAATCTTAACGCCAACTCGTGAGCTTGCCATTCAAGTCAACAAGAGTGTGACAGAATATGGTAAGCACCTTAACTTAACATCAACGGCGATATTTGGTGGCGTCAGCGAAAAGCCTCAAAAACAACTGCTGATTGACGGTATCGATATTTTGGTCGCCACTCCAGGGCGACTTTTGGATTTGTACGGTCAACATGCCGTCCATTTTGAAGAAGTTGAAACGTTTGTACTGGATGAAGCGGATAGAATGCTCGACATGGGCTTTATTGAAGACATCAATAAGATCATCGCGCGATTACCGCAAAACATTCAAAACCTGCTTTTCTCTGCGACGTTATCAAACCCTGTCCGTGATCTTGCTAAGTCAGCCATTGATGACCCTGCTGAGATCTCCATTGCTAAACACAGCGCGTCAAAAGACAGCATTGAACAGTGGTTAGTCACGGTCGATAAAGACAAGAAATCGGCACTGCTCAGCCATATGATCCAAGAGAATAATTGGAATCAGGCTCTTATTTTCATTGAGACTAAAAAAGGGGCAGCGAAGCTCGTCTCACAACTTGAAAAGCGTGGTATTGCTGCCGAGTCTTTTCACAGTGGCCGAAGCCAAGACGTTCGTTCACAACTGCTTGCTGACTTTAAAGATGGCAACATCAAGTTCCTAGTGGCAACAGGCGTGGCAGCACGTGGTATCGATATTGAAAGCCTCACTCGGGTATTGAACTACGATCTTCCATTCCCAGCAGATGAGTACGTGCACCGAATCGGCCGTACTGGTCGTGCGGGTGCAAAAGGCGAGGCGATTTCATTTGTTTCTCGAGATAACTTCAAGAACCTATGTATGATTGAAAGCCGTTTGGGTCACTTGATCGAGCGAAGAGAAATTGACGGGTTCACGCCAACCAAAGACGTGCCAATTTCGATTCTCAACTATGTACCAAAACATAAACGAGAGCAGAACTGA
- a CDS encoding OsmC family protein → MQAEVKWVEEFKFLGQSQSGHSIVMDGNGGATAPSPMEMLLMAAGGCSSVDVVDGLKEAGQQVSECVAKLTTERREVAPRIFIQVNIHFVVSGASLDADIVEKVAADSLEKYCSVCLMLGQGVEMTHSWEIV, encoded by the coding sequence ATGCAAGCTGAAGTAAAATGGGTCGAAGAGTTTAAATTCTTGGGTCAATCCCAATCCGGTCATTCCATCGTTATGGATGGAAATGGTGGAGCAACAGCGCCTAGCCCGATGGAGATGCTACTCATGGCCGCTGGCGGCTGTAGCTCTGTGGATGTTGTTGATGGCTTAAAAGAAGCCGGTCAGCAGGTGAGTGAATGTGTGGCCAAACTGACGACTGAGCGTCGAGAAGTCGCACCGCGTATTTTTATCCAAGTTAATATTCACTTTGTGGTGTCTGGCGCATCACTTGACGCCGACATTGTTGAGAAAGTGGCGGCCGATTCGTTAGAAAAATATTGCTCGGTTTGCCTAATGTTAGGCCAAGGCGTAGAAATGACACACAGCTGGGAAATTGTGTAG